The following coding sequences are from one Anolis sagrei isolate rAnoSag1 chromosome 6, rAnoSag1.mat, whole genome shotgun sequence window:
- the LOC132778536 gene encoding mucin-21-like has product MLGKMSSLSALVLLLIIQEAFVAPVTQEPSTVTSAASTIGSSTQPSSGGTSSAESSTATSAASTMESSTESSSGGTPSTESSTATSAASTMESSTEPSSGGTPSTESSTVTSAASTMESSSGGTPSTESSTVTSAASTMESSSGGTTSAESSTVTSAASTMESSKEPSTGGTTSAETSGDASALSGEGSGETSGEGSGEASGEASGEASGEATGEASGESSGESSGDAIVVSIEETTAGASGGPAEATTTKPTGEPVFSINGASGKSTEAPHGDATKTTSSNSGSQPATEKTESSK; this is encoded by the exons atgctggggaaaatgtcaTCTCTCTCTGCTCTAGTTCTGCTTCTGATTATACAAG AGGCATTTGTTGCCCCAGTGACCCAGGAACCAAGTACTGTAACGAGTGCAGCATCAACTATTGGGTCAAGCACACAACCCAGCAGTGGAGGAACATCAAGTGCAGAATCAAGTACTGCAACGAGTGCAGCATCAACTATGGAGTCAAGCACAGAATCCAGCAGTGGAGGAACACCAAGTACAGAATCAAGTACTGCAACGAGTGCAGCATCAACTATGGAGTCAAGCACAGAACCCAGCAGTGGAGGAACACCAAGCACAGAATCAAGTACTGTGACGAGTGCAGCATCAACTATGGAGTCCAGCAGTGGAGGAACACCAAGCACAGAATCAAGTACTGTGACGAGTGCAGCATCAACTATGGAGTCCAGCAGTGGAGGAACAACAAGTGCAGAATCAAGTACTGTAACAAGTGCAGCATCAACTATGGAGTCAAGCAAAGAACCCAGCACTGGAGGAACAACAAGTGCGGAAACGAGTGGGGATGCAAGTGCACTTAGTGGAGAAGGGAGTGGAGAAACAAGTGGAGAAGGGAGTGGCGAAGCAAGCGGAGAAGCAAGTGGAGAAGCAAGCGGAGAAGCAACTGGTGAAGCAAGCGGCGAATCAAGCGGCGAATCAAGCGGCGATGCAATCGTAGTATCAATTGAAGAAACCACAGCAGGAGCGAGTGGAGGGCCAGCTGAGGCGACAACTACAAAACCAACTGGAGAACCAGTTTTCAGCATAAATGGTGCAAGTGGAAAGTCTACTGAAGCACCGCATGGAGACGCTACCAAAACAACAAGTTCAAATTCAGGCTCACAACCAGCTACAGAGAAAACAGAATCGTCCA AATAA